From Syngnathoides biaculeatus isolate LvHL_M chromosome 19, ASM1980259v1, whole genome shotgun sequence, a single genomic window includes:
- the prtfdc1a gene encoding hypoxanthine-guanine phosphoribosyltransferase gives MNGNKKKKTKRANDQSVIAGRVSLGTPPMFGSFLTTKPAKARAKAPPAGRRFPPPPEVPDLQRDRFHPPREMQHAGKKRGIVIADDWPGYSLDLFTYPEHYRHDIDNVYIPHGVVVNRTERLARYIADDFGDDAIVVLCVLKGGYKFCADLVECIKVLGRNSNKYLETRVEFIRLKSYLNDRSTEDLRVVGGRDLPFLRGKSVLIVEAIVDTGKTMKALLKHVMTFQPKTVKVAGLLVKRAPNMDDNLTDYVGFEIPNRFVVGYALDYNEYFRDLNHICVISKTGKQKYKV, from the exons ATgaatgggaacaaaaaaaaaaaaacaaaaagggcaAATGACCAGAGCGTGATCGCCGGGCGCGTGTCGCTGGGAACGCCGCCGATGTTCGGATCCTTCCTGACCACGAAACCAGCAAAAGCC AGAGCAAAAGCGCCGCCCGCCGGCCggcgtttccccccccccccagaagtCCCCGACCTGCAGCGGGACCGTTTTCACCCTCCCCGAGAAATGCAGCACGCCGGGAAGAAAAGAGGGATTGTG ATCGCCGACGACTGGCCGGGATACAGTCTGGACTTGTTCACCTACCCGGAGCACTACCGCCACGACATCGACAACGTTTACATCCCGCACGGCGTGGTCGTCAACAG gacGGAGCGACTGGCCCGCTACATCGCGGACGACTTTGGCGACGACGCCATCGTGGTGCTGTGCGTGCTGAAGGGCGGCTACAAGTTCTGCGCCGACCTGGTGGAGTGCATCAAGGTGCTGGGACGCAACTCCAACAAGTACCTGGAGACCCGCGTGGAGTTCATACGCCTCAAGAGCTACTTG AACGACCGATCGACCGAAGACCTGCGCGTCGTCGGAGGCCGAGATCTGCCCTTCCTGCGCGGAAAG AGCGTGCTGATTGTCGAG GCCATTGTTGACACAGGCAAGACAATGAAGGCCCTTCTGAAGCATGTGATGACCTTTCAACCCAAGACGGTCAAGGTCGCGGG TCTGCTGGTGAAGAGGGCGCCCAACATGGACGACAACCTGACCGACT acgTGGGCTTCGAAATCCCCAACCGCTTTGTGGTGGGCTACGCCTTGGACTACAACGAGTACTTCCGTGACCTGAAC CACATCTGTGTCATCAGCAAGACGGGCAAGCAGAAGTACAAAGTCTGA
- the enkur gene encoding enkurin: MAETFYPQESIYNLLPDLLDAEKPKHSTRFRPAAIRLDDKVSKIAMKTMGPAKVETPSPEKYLKKHSREPKLPQKKEGPRRTCTARKPAVPLRSEQPPAGRKSPKAATAPVRPRPSAASVDTNRGHKELLEHSGLVPKYVKKKGYGEVPQYLQHRGEELQRSAEEYDKYLTERTEEGPMRRLSDEERRANLESLKKTLAELQDKYRRLPVVVDTLTRKSRKLQLEAEMKQLESDVELFQRFKTIYIAK, from the exons ATGGCTGAGACGTTTTATCCCCAAGAGAGTATCTACAATCTTTTACCCGACCTGCTTGACGCTGAAAAGCCAAA GCACAGTACCAGGTTCAGGCCGGCGGCAATTCGGCTGGATGACAAAGTGTCCAAGATTGCGATGAAAACGATGGGCCCGGCGAAAGTGGAGACCCCGTCCCCGGAGAAATATCTCAAAAAGCATTCGAGAGAGCCCAAACTGCCCCAAA AAAAAGAAGGTCCTCGCCGCACGTGCACGGCGAGGAAACCGGCCGTCCCCTTGAGGTCCGAACAGCCGCCCGCGGGGAGGAAGTCGCCCAAGGCCGCGACGGCGCCCGTGCGGCCCAGACCGTCGGCGGCTTCCGTTGACACCAACCGAGGCCACAAGGAGCTCCTGGAACATTCCGGACTGGTCCCCAAGTACGTCAAGAAAAAG GGCTACGGCGAGGTGCCCCAGTACCTGCAGCACCGCGGCGAGGAATTGCAAAGATCTGCGGAGGAGTACGACAAGTACCTGACGGAGCGGACGGAGGAAGGCCCCATGAGGCGGCTGTCGGACGAGGAGCGGCGAGCCAACCTGGAG AGCCTGAAGAAGACCTTGGCCGAGCTGCAGGACAAGTACCGGCGTCTGCCGGTGGTCGTGGACACGCTGACGAGGAAGAGCCGCAAGCTGCAACTGGAGGCGGAAATGAAGCAGCTGGAGAGCGACGTGGAACTTTTCCAGAGGTTCAAGACCATTTACATAGCCAAGTAG
- the LOC133493024 gene encoding LOW QUALITY PROTEIN: threonine synthase-like 1 (The sequence of the model RefSeq protein was modified relative to this genomic sequence to represent the inferred CDS: inserted 7 bases in 5 codons; substituted 1 base at 1 genomic stop codon): protein MTLESLSCVSACIKFAMDFRGAGQLALGAFRGSPVPSCTRNSRLSTRTSAAGHLQEKNIVIMGPPGAGKTTAGRIAARRLRLPAVDVDDDXWKMPVAAKLAAVGGGERFLEEEGQVLCNFSASGCVLSLTGSNPLHAEAKHRVKQSGPVVDLDVDGEDVLQRLRRMKVDRIVGQAAGRSIGDILRYRKQFYERWLDTRVLRGRGDAAEEVAEKALQAVERFHNHAAETFVSTRADGQGSKVLSGDVAVEXSGLSVPERGFPRIPQGEWLRLVGMSYPERALLLLEKCIHPSEXLREMVYKAYGSNFSSEEVAPVKHLMDSTYVQELFHGPTASFKDLALQLTPQLFAHCLPPTCNPLIPVAPSGDTGSAALGGFGGLRDADKRXEDGVSRVQKLRMTGWNFDFCQRSVKGMFGEAGLSGHLAVLSTANSINWARLLPQVHPDGXLPVRKVICASNPNRVVSDFVNTGEYDLRGRRLMPSRSPAVDILKSSNPERFVYRVSGGDGPLVKDLFVGLDGRRRFXLLGKMRQEVQADWRSEHDCLAAIRSVGTEAGYLMDTHTAVAKVVADGLRDRTCPVVISSTAHYGKFAPAVFEALQVENVPEDPLEQLRKLQRAASRPAKNGALMDRLRDRNRREHAVCEADYGVLVEQVENMIRDSFLRVTLDLHNQSGTWTNTCGWT, encoded by the exons ATGACATTGGAGAGCCTCTCCTGCGTCAGTGCATGCATAAAA TTTGCGATGGATTTCCGAGGAGCGGGTCAGCTTGCTCTCGGGGCATTTCGGGGCAGCCCGGTTCCGTCTTGCACGAGAAATTCACGACTTTCCACCCGGACCTCCGCTGCTGGACATCTCCAAGAGAAGAACATCGTCATCATGGGTCCACCCGGAGCGGGGAAGACCACAGCGGGCCGGATTGCGGCCCGCAGACTGCGACTGCCAGCCGTTGACGTGGACGACGA GTGGAAGATGCCCGTCGCCGCCAAGCTGGCGGCCGTCGGCGGCGGCGAGCGCTTCCTGGAGGAGGAAGGTCAAGTGTTGTGTAACTTCTCAGCCTCCGGGTGCGTCCTTTCCCTGACGGGTTCCAACCCTCTTCACGCCGAAGCCAAGCACCGCGTCAAACAAAGCGGCCCGGTGGTCGACCTGGACGTGGACGGGGAGGACGTCCTTCAGAGGCTCCGCAGAATGAAAGTGGACAGGATCGTGGGCCAAGCAGCCGGGCGGTCCATCGGGGACATCCTGCGCTACAGGAAGCAGTTTTACGAGCGCTGGCTGGATACGCGGGTGCTGCGCGGTCGGGGGGACGCGGCGGAGGAGGTGGCGGAGAAGGCGCTGCAGGCCGTGGAGAGATTTCACAACCACGCCGCGGAGACCTTCGTGTCAACCAGGGCTGATGGCCAAGGATCCAAAGTTCTCTCCGGTGACGTGGCGGTGG GTTCTGGTCTCTCCGTCCCCGAGCGCGGCTTCCCGAGGATACCGCAGGGTGAGTGGTTGCGACTCGTCGGTATGTCTTATCCAGAGCGGGCGTTGCTATTACTGGAGAAGTGCATCCACCCGTCCG ATTTGAGAGAAATGGTCTACAAGGCCTACGGGTCCAACTTTTCTTCCGAGGAGGTGGCGCCCGTCAAGCACCTGATGGACAGCACGTACGTCCAAGAGCTTTTTCACGGCCCCACCGCCTCCTTCAAAGATTTGGCCTTGCAGCTGACGCCCCAACTCTTCGCCCACTGCCTGCCGCCCACGTGCAACCCCTTGATCCCGGTCGCCCCGTCCGGCGACACGGGCAGCGCCGCGCTCGGCGGCTTCGGCGGTCTGCGCGACGCCGACAAACG GGAGGACGGCGTGAGCCGCGTCCAGAAGCTGCGGATGACCGGCTGGAACTTCGACTTCTGCCAGAGGAGCGTCAAGGGGATGTTTGGCGAGGCGGGCCTGTCGGGGCACCTCGCCGTGCTGAGCACCGCCAACTCCATCAACTGGGCTCGTTTGTTACCACAGGTGCATCCCGACGGGTAACTTCCCGTCCGAAAGGTCATCTGCGCGTCCAACCCCAATCGGGTCGTGTCGGACTTCGTCAACACGGGCGAGTACGACCTCCGCGGACGCCGCCTGATGCCCAGCCGCTCCCCGGCCGTCGACATCCTGAAATCGTCCAACCCGGAGAGGTTCGTCTACCGCGTCTCGGGCGGCGACGGGCCGCTCGTCAAGGACTTGTTCGTGGGTTTAGACGGACGGCGGCGCT AGCTTCTCGGCAAGATGCGACAGGAAGTGCAAGCCGACTGGCGCTCGGAACACGACTGCCTGGCCGCCATCCGGAGCGTTGGCACGGAGGCCGGCTACCTTATGGACACGCACACGGCCGTGGCTAAAGTTGTGGCGGACGGGCTGCGGGACCGCACCTGCCCCGTGGTCATTAGTTCCACCGCTCATTACGGCAAATTTGCGCCTGCCGTCTTTGAAGCTCTGCAAGTGGAGAACGTTCCGGAGGATCCTTTGGAGCAGCTGAGGAAGCTGCAGCGTGCCGCATCCAGACCGGCGAAGAACGGGGCCCTGATGGATCGCCTCCGAGACCGAAACAGACGGGAACACGCAGTTTGTGAAGCAGATTACGGAGTGCTGGTAGAACAAGTGGAGAACATGATCCGGGACTCCTTCCTTCGAGTCACGTTAGACCTTCACAACCAGAGCGGAACCTGGACTAATACGTGCGGATGGACTTGA